The following proteins are encoded in a genomic region of Streptomyces gobiensis:
- a CDS encoding response regulator transcription factor: MSVLIVDDEPAVRDALRRSLGFEGYETEVAVDGVDALAKVAVQPPELIVLDVQMPRMDGLTAARRLRAQGVTVPILMLTARDTVGDRVTGLDAGADDYLVKPFELDELLARVRALLRRSSYAQRTGEAGSDVLSFADLRMDLATREVTRGGRPVELTRTEYTLLELLLAHPRQVLTREQILKAVWGFDFEPSSNSLDVYVMYLRRKTEAGGEPRLVQTVRGVGYVLRGEA; this comes from the coding sequence ATGAGTGTGCTGATCGTCGACGATGAGCCCGCGGTACGGGACGCGCTGCGGCGCAGCCTTGGTTTCGAGGGATACGAGACCGAGGTCGCCGTCGATGGAGTGGACGCGCTGGCGAAGGTGGCCGTCCAGCCGCCCGAGCTGATCGTGCTCGATGTGCAGATGCCCCGGATGGACGGCCTCACCGCCGCCCGGCGGCTGCGGGCGCAGGGCGTGACCGTGCCCATCCTCATGCTGACCGCCCGGGATACGGTCGGCGACCGGGTCACCGGGCTGGACGCGGGCGCGGACGACTACCTCGTCAAGCCCTTTGAACTGGATGAGCTGCTGGCCCGGGTCCGGGCACTGCTGCGGCGCAGCTCCTACGCCCAGCGGACGGGGGAGGCGGGCTCGGATGTGCTGTCCTTCGCGGATCTGCGGATGGACCTCGCCACCCGCGAGGTGACCAGGGGCGGGCGCCCGGTGGAGCTGACCCGCACCGAGTACACCTTGCTGGAGCTGTTGCTGGCGCATCCACGGCAGGTGCTGACCCGGGAGCAGATCCTCAAGGCGGTATGGGGCTTTGACTTTGAGCCGTCGTCCAACTCGCTGGATGTGTATGTGATGTATCTGCGCCGCAAGACCGAGGCGGGTGGCGAGCCGCGCTTGGTGCAGACGGTGCGGGGCGTCGGCTATGTGCTGAGGGGCGAGGCGTGA
- a CDS encoding S1C family serine protease yields the protein MSEYSTYPQEPRKARKPVALLAAVAIAAAAVGGGTATLVGQAWGGGAPGSGTSAVAGATGTNVSTGGTVADVAKAVSPSVVEVKTGSATGSGVVISKDGEILTNNHVVAGASQIQVRFSDGKTANAAIVGTDADLDMALIKVAGAGDLTPATLGDSDSVQVGDQVVAIGSPEGLTGSVTSGIVSAKDRDVTVKKEQDPRERRNDRWPFEFGGGQYNGEVGSQTTTYQAIQTDASLNPGNSGGALVNMKGEVIGINSAMVGSSSGPQGDAGSVGLGFAIPVNDVRGILDDLRAGG from the coding sequence ATGAGCGAATACAGCACTTATCCGCAGGAGCCGCGCAAGGCGCGTAAGCCGGTCGCGTTGCTCGCCGCCGTCGCCATCGCGGCCGCCGCCGTCGGCGGTGGGACCGCCACGCTCGTGGGGCAGGCCTGGGGCGGCGGCGCCCCGGGCAGCGGGACCTCGGCGGTGGCCGGGGCCACCGGGACCAACGTCAGCACCGGCGGCACCGTAGCCGACGTGGCCAAGGCGGTCAGTCCCAGCGTGGTGGAGGTCAAGACCGGTTCCGCTACCGGATCCGGGGTGGTGATCTCCAAGGACGGCGAGATACTGACCAACAACCACGTCGTCGCCGGAGCCAGCCAGATCCAGGTGAGGTTCAGCGATGGCAAGACCGCGAACGCGGCCATCGTGGGGACGGACGCCGATCTGGATATGGCGCTGATCAAGGTGGCCGGGGCGGGCGACCTGACGCCCGCGACGCTCGGTGACTCGGACTCCGTGCAGGTGGGCGACCAGGTTGTCGCTATCGGCTCACCCGAGGGGCTGACCGGCTCGGTCACCAGCGGCATCGTCTCGGCCAAGGACCGCGATGTGACCGTCAAGAAGGAGCAGGACCCACGCGAGCGGCGGAACGACCGCTGGCCGTTTGAGTTCGGCGGTGGCCAGTACAACGGCGAGGTGGGCTCGCAGACGACCACGTACCAGGCCATCCAGACCGATGCCTCTCTGAACCCCGGCAACTCCGGTGGTGCGCTGGTGAATATGAAGGGTGAGGTCATCGGGATCAACTCCGCGATGGTCGGCTCCTCGTCCGGCCCCCAGGGGGATGCGGGAAGCGTCGGTCTGGGCTTCGCGATCCCGGTCAATGATGTGCGGGGGATCCTGGATGACCTGCGTGCCGGAGGCTGA
- a CDS encoding LacI family DNA-binding transcriptional regulator, with the protein MAKVTRDDVARLAGTSTAVVSYVINNGPRPVAPATRDRVLAAIKELGYRPDRVAQAMASRRTDLIGMIVPDARQPFFGEMAHAVEQAAAERGKMVLVGNSDYIDEREVHYLRAFLGMRVAGLILVSQGPSEHAAAEIDAWDARVVLLHRRPDAIDDVAVVTDDVGGAQLATRHLLEHGHEYVACLGGVESTPVIGDPVTDHVEGWRRAMREAGRSTEGRLFQAPYNRYDAYRVALDLLAGPQRPPAIVCATDDQAIGVLRAARELRVDVPGELAVAGFDDVKEAALTDPPLTTVASDRSAMARAAVDLVLDDGLRAVNSRRERLRQFPSALVVRRSCGCG; encoded by the coding sequence GTGGCCAAGGTGACGCGGGACGATGTGGCAAGGCTGGCGGGTACCTCGACCGCGGTAGTCAGCTATGTGATCAACAACGGCCCCAGGCCGGTGGCACCGGCGACCCGGGATCGAGTGCTCGCCGCGATCAAGGAGCTGGGGTACCGGCCGGACCGAGTGGCGCAGGCGATGGCCTCACGTCGCACCGACCTGATAGGCATGATCGTTCCGGATGCCCGGCAGCCCTTCTTCGGCGAGATGGCGCACGCGGTGGAGCAGGCCGCCGCCGAGCGCGGAAAAATGGTGCTCGTCGGAAACTCCGACTACATCGACGAGCGCGAGGTGCACTATCTGCGCGCCTTCCTCGGCATGCGGGTCGCGGGACTGATCCTGGTCAGCCAGGGCCCCAGCGAGCACGCCGCCGCGGAGATCGACGCCTGGGACGCCCGGGTGGTGCTGCTGCACCGGCGGCCCGACGCGATTGACGATGTCGCCGTCGTGACGGATGACGTGGGCGGCGCGCAGCTCGCCACCCGGCATCTGCTGGAACACGGCCATGAGTACGTCGCGTGCCTCGGTGGCGTGGAGTCGACGCCGGTCATCGGCGACCCGGTCACCGACCACGTCGAGGGCTGGCGGCGCGCCATGCGGGAAGCCGGGCGGTCGACAGAGGGGCGGCTGTTCCAGGCCCCGTACAACCGCTATGACGCCTACCGGGTCGCCCTTGACCTGCTCGCCGGTCCACAGCGGCCCCCGGCGATCGTCTGCGCGACGGATGACCAGGCGATCGGTGTGCTGCGGGCGGCCCGCGAGCTACGGGTGGATGTGCCCGGTGAGCTGGCGGTGGCCGGTTTTGACGATGTGAAGGAAGCGGCGCTCACCGATCCACCGCTGACCACGGTCGCCTCGGACCGGTCGGCGATGGCGCGGGCGGCGGTGGATCTTGTCCTGGACGATGGGCTGCGGGCCGTCAACTCGCGGCGCGAGCGGCTGCGGCAGTTTCCGTCGGCGCTGGTGGTACGGCGGTCCTGCGGCTGCGGGTGA
- a CDS encoding response regulator transcription factor, with protein MSSLLLLTNALQPSTEVLPALGLLLHNVRVAPAEGPALVDTPGADVILIDGRRDLPQVRSLCQLLRSTGPGCPLVLIVTEGGLAAVTADWGVDDVMLDTAGPAEVEARLRLAMGRQQISVDDSPMEIRNGDLSVDEATYSAKLKGRVLDLTFKEFELLKYLAQHPGRVFTRAQLLQEVWGYDYFGGTRTVDVHVRRLRAKLGPEHESLIGTVRNVGYRFVTPEKPEKSAEAKKAKAEAKAVTEAAERLAQDAVEGVRPDASRPAKR; from the coding sequence ATGAGCTCGCTACTCCTCCTGACCAACGCCCTCCAGCCTTCGACCGAGGTGCTGCCCGCGCTGGGGCTCCTCCTGCACAACGTCCGGGTCGCCCCGGCCGAGGGGCCGGCGCTCGTCGACACCCCGGGCGCCGATGTCATCCTCATCGACGGTCGCCGCGACCTGCCCCAGGTGCGCTCACTCTGCCAGCTGCTGCGCTCCACCGGGCCTGGCTGCCCACTGGTGCTGATTGTGACCGAGGGCGGGCTCGCCGCCGTCACCGCGGACTGGGGGGTGGACGACGTCATGCTCGACACCGCCGGCCCGGCGGAGGTCGAGGCCCGGCTGCGGCTCGCCATGGGGCGGCAGCAGATCTCGGTCGACGACAGCCCGATGGAGATCCGCAACGGTGATCTGTCCGTGGACGAGGCCACCTACAGCGCCAAGCTCAAGGGCCGGGTGCTGGATCTGACCTTCAAGGAGTTCGAGCTGCTGAAGTATCTGGCCCAGCACCCGGGCCGGGTCTTCACCCGGGCCCAGCTGCTCCAGGAGGTCTGGGGCTATGACTACTTCGGCGGCACCCGGACGGTGGATGTGCACGTACGGCGGCTCCGGGCCAAGCTCGGCCCGGAGCATGAGTCGCTGATCGGCACCGTCCGTAATGTCGGTTACCGCTTCGTCACCCCGGAGAAGCCCGAGAAGTCCGCTGAGGCCAAGAAGGCGAAAGCCGAGGCCAAGGCGGTGACCGAGGCGGCCGAACGGCTCGCGCAGGATGCGGTCGAGGGCGTACGGCCCGACGCCTCACGCCCCGCGAAGAGGTGA
- a CDS encoding MoaD/ThiS family protein codes for MPAQGTIRYWAAAKAAAGVAEESYEAATLAEALDTARARHTERPDFARVLLRCSFLVDGDPVGTRPHDAVRLTEGGTVEVLPPFAGGSR; via the coding sequence ATGCCCGCACAAGGGACCATCCGCTACTGGGCCGCGGCCAAGGCCGCGGCCGGCGTCGCGGAGGAGAGCTATGAAGCCGCTACGCTCGCCGAAGCGCTCGACACCGCCCGTGCGCGGCACACCGAACGGCCGGACTTCGCGCGAGTCCTGCTGCGGTGCTCCTTCCTGGTGGACGGCGACCCGGTCGGCACCCGCCCGCATGACGCGGTCCGGCTGACCGAGGGCGGCACGGTCGAGGTGCTCCCGCCGTTCGCAGGAGGATCCCGGTGA
- a CDS encoding DUF2993 domain-containing protein: protein MRALRITLIVLLVLGGLLIGADRLGAKLTEDKIADEIKSSQNARDVSVSIHGFPFLTQVAVKKLNSVDVELTGVTADNGERSIRVSEFDIHAKDVRLSDNFSTAVADRATGTARLSYPDLSDAADEGVRVSYGGKTQAGKGKVKVTVGVELFGRTLEHSTTSTVSVEKGDTIRLRADVIPGAEIPGLEDLVRDKIDYTRKIEGLPEGVRLEGIEPTRDGVNVRFSGTNVKVTS, encoded by the coding sequence ATGCGAGCGCTCCGTATCACGTTGATCGTCCTGCTCGTGCTGGGCGGACTGCTCATCGGCGCCGACCGGCTCGGGGCGAAGCTCACCGAGGACAAGATCGCCGACGAGATCAAGTCCTCGCAGAACGCCAGGGATGTGTCGGTCTCCATCCACGGCTTCCCCTTTCTCACCCAGGTCGCGGTCAAGAAGCTGAACTCGGTCGACGTGGAGCTCACCGGGGTGACCGCCGACAACGGCGAACGCAGCATCCGGGTGTCGGAGTTCGATATCCACGCCAAGGACGTCCGGCTCTCGGACAACTTCTCCACCGCCGTCGCCGACCGGGCCACCGGCACCGCGCGCCTCTCCTACCCGGACCTCTCGGACGCCGCCGATGAAGGCGTCCGGGTCAGCTACGGCGGCAAGACCCAGGCGGGCAAGGGCAAGGTGAAGGTCACCGTAGGGGTGGAGCTGTTCGGTCGCACCCTTGAGCATTCCACCACCAGCACGGTCAGCGTGGAGAAGGGCGACACGATCCGGCTGCGTGCCGACGTCATCCCAGGTGCCGAGATTCCGGGCCTGGAGGACCTGGTACGGGACAAGATCGACTACACCCGGAAGATCGAGGGTCTGCCCGAGGGTGTCAGGCTTGAGGGGATCGAGCCGACCAGGGATGGCGTAAACGTGCGCTTCTCGGGTACGAACGTCAAGGTCACCAGCTAA
- a CDS encoding putative leader peptide — MKRQADLTKRRAVDLCRVSAMLCRPAV, encoded by the coding sequence ATGAAGCGACAGGCGGATCTCACGAAGCGACGGGCAGTCGATCTGTGCCGCGTCTCCGCCATGCTCTGTCGCCCCGCCGTCTAA
- a CDS encoding sulfurtransferase: MSRSDVLVDADWVQARIDDPKVVIVEVDEDTSAYDKNHIKNAIRIDWKQDLQDPVRRDFVDQEGFEKLLSAKGIANDDTVVLYGGNNNWFAAYAYWYFKLYGHQDVKLLDGGRKKWELDSRDLVAEIPSRPATEYKAKPQDTSIRAFRDDVVKAIGDQNLVDVRSPDEFSGKLLAPAHLPQEQSQRPGHVPTARNIPWSKSANDDGTFKSDDDLKDLYEEEGVDLGKDTIAYCRIGERSAHTWFVLHELLGQQNVKNYDGSWTEYGSLVGVPIELGSN, encoded by the coding sequence ATGAGCCGCAGTGACGTCCTGGTGGACGCCGACTGGGTCCAGGCCCGTATCGATGACCCGAAGGTGGTCATCGTCGAGGTAGACGAAGACACCTCGGCATACGACAAGAACCACATCAAGAACGCCATCCGCATTGACTGGAAGCAGGACCTCCAGGACCCGGTCCGCCGCGACTTCGTGGACCAAGAGGGCTTCGAGAAGCTGCTCTCCGCCAAGGGCATCGCCAACGACGACACCGTCGTCCTCTACGGCGGCAACAACAACTGGTTCGCGGCGTACGCCTACTGGTACTTCAAGCTCTACGGCCACCAGGACGTCAAGCTCCTGGACGGCGGCCGCAAGAAGTGGGAGCTCGACTCCCGCGACCTGGTCGCCGAGATCCCGTCCCGCCCGGCCACCGAGTACAAGGCCAAGCCGCAGGACACCTCCATCCGCGCCTTCCGCGACGACGTCGTCAAGGCGATCGGCGACCAGAACCTGGTCGACGTCCGCTCCCCCGACGAGTTCAGCGGCAAGCTGCTCGCCCCGGCGCACCTCCCGCAGGAGCAGTCGCAGCGCCCCGGCCATGTGCCGACCGCCCGCAACATCCCCTGGTCCAAGTCGGCCAACGACGACGGCACCTTCAAGTCGGACGACGACCTCAAGGATCTCTACGAGGAGGAGGGCGTCGACCTCGGCAAGGACACCATCGCCTACTGCCGCATCGGCGAGCGCTCCGCCCACACCTGGTTCGTCCTGCACGAGCTGCTGGGTCAGCAGAACGTCAAGAACTACGACGGCTCCTGGACCGAGTACGGCTCCCTCGTAGGCGTCCCGATCGAGCTCGGCTCCAACTGA
- a CDS encoding DUF1416 domain-containing protein produces MCGAQAGGPDASTIKPGETTIQGSVTRDGEPVTGYVRLLDSTGEFTAEVPTSATGQFRFYAAEGTWTVRALVPGGTADRTVVAQQGGLAEIAIAV; encoded by the coding sequence ATGTGCGGAGCACAGGCAGGCGGCCCCGACGCCTCCACCATCAAGCCCGGTGAGACCACCATCCAGGGCAGCGTGACCCGCGACGGCGAGCCCGTCACCGGCTACGTCCGCCTCCTGGACTCCACCGGCGAGTTCACCGCCGAGGTGCCGACCTCTGCGACCGGCCAGTTCCGCTTCTACGCGGCCGAGGGCACCTGGACCGTCCGTGCCCTCGTCCCGGGCGGCACAGCGGACCGCACGGTCGTCGCCCAGCAGGGCGGCCTGGCCGAGATCGCCATCGCCGTATAG
- a CDS encoding DsrE family protein, protein MADSAKKLVIKVTAGADAPERCSQAFTVAAVAAASGVEVSLWLTGESAWFALPGKAAEFELPHAAPLPELIEGIQAGGRITLCTQCAARREIEEKDVLEGVRIAGAQVFLSEAMADGAQALVY, encoded by the coding sequence ATGGCTGACAGCGCGAAGAAGCTTGTGATCAAGGTGACGGCGGGGGCGGATGCCCCGGAGCGGTGCTCCCAGGCGTTCACGGTGGCGGCGGTGGCGGCCGCGAGCGGGGTGGAGGTGTCGCTCTGGCTCACCGGGGAGTCGGCGTGGTTCGCGCTGCCGGGGAAGGCGGCGGAGTTTGAGCTGCCGCACGCGGCGCCGCTGCCGGAGCTGATCGAGGGGATCCAGGCGGGCGGGCGGATCACCCTGTGCACCCAGTGCGCGGCGCGCCGGGAGATCGAGGAGAAGGATGTGCTCGAGGGCGTGCGTATCGCGGGGGCGCAGGTGTTTCTGAGCGAGGCCATGGCGGACGGCGCTCAGGCGCTCGTGTACTGA
- a CDS encoding FABP family protein, whose protein sequence is MIEIPSDLHPDLVPLAFLLGNWAGAGVADFPDSQKCNFGQEVTFSHDGRDFLEYVSHSWELDSEGKKVRPLETESGYWRIDKNRKVETVMVRDQGIVEVWYGELADQKPQIDLATDAIARVSSAGEYSGGKRLYGYVKGDLMWVGEKSTPEVPLRPYMSAHLKKVVDPSEWAKDLTDLPDDGIAFFK, encoded by the coding sequence ATGATCGAGATCCCGTCCGACCTGCACCCGGACCTCGTCCCCCTCGCCTTCCTCCTCGGCAACTGGGCCGGTGCGGGTGTCGCGGACTTCCCCGACTCGCAGAAGTGCAACTTCGGCCAGGAAGTCACCTTCAGCCATGACGGCCGGGACTTCCTGGAGTACGTCTCACACAGCTGGGAGCTCGACAGCGAGGGCAAGAAGGTCCGCCCGCTGGAGACCGAGTCCGGCTACTGGCGTATCGACAAGAACCGCAAGGTCGAGACCGTGATGGTCCGCGATCAGGGCATCGTGGAGGTCTGGTACGGCGAGCTGGCCGACCAGAAGCCGCAGATCGATCTCGCCACGGACGCCATCGCCCGCGTCTCCTCGGCAGGCGAGTACAGCGGCGGCAAGCGGCTCTACGGCTACGTCAAGGGCGACCTGATGTGGGTCGGCGAAAAGTCCACCCCCGAGGTCCCCCTCCGCCCCTATATGTCGGCCCACCTGAAGAAGGTCGTCGACCCCAGCGAGTGGGCAAAGGACCTGACCGACCTCCCCGACGACGGCATCGCCTTCTTCAAGTAA